Proteins encoded by one window of Triticum aestivum cultivar Chinese Spring unplaced genomic scaffold, IWGSC CS RefSeq v2.1 scaffold75169, whole genome shotgun sequence:
- the LOC123176712 gene encoding disease resistance protein RGA2-like, producing MALETFKAVAGVFTDINACRDFFGWVTPCILAARHQLLGESSAAVQHQILAEREQLRHLENDIWKLQTTMPKMLDLIERVEWPSHKKPATELLPHIKDVVYDAEDFLDEFKYYALRLRLEESRNSGEEHMHAAFQEFFISVKNCDHFNKVKEIQGNLDHIHYQSKDLRLHKAPLKFDKLIRPETSAFSEVPQIFGREKEVKHLVQQLGVHKSKRGRTDDEARALCVLPIFGMGGVGKTTIAQQICDDAEVQEHFDCIIWTCVSDDVDAKRLIKEILEQMEQDTISDNLNNLVRKLACSVESKKLLLVLDDMWGDTLRNGGAEWGKFCIPLRNALQGSMILVTTRFYEVANLVCAGMKSYELEGLQDVVFWEFFKSCAFGSNRTCNDLELERIGKDMLQACH from the coding sequence ATGGCTTTGGAAACATTCAAGGCAGTTGCTGGTGTATTTACAGACATCAATGCATGTAGGGATTTTTTTGGATGGGTCACACCATGCATCCTAGCGGCCCGACATCAGCTGTTGGGTGAAAGCAGTGCAGCTGTGCAACACCAGATTCTTGCGGAAAGGGAGCAACTTCGTCATCTGGAGAATGACATTTGGAAGCTCCAGACAACTATGCCCAAGATGCTTGACCTCATTGAGCGTGTTGAGTGGCCGAGCCATAAGAAACCAGCAACTGAGCTTCTCCCACACATCAAGGATGTAGTTTATGATGCTGAAGACTTTCTTGATGAGTTCAAATATTATGCACTCAGGTTGAGGCTTGAGGAGAGCAGGAATTCAGGTGAAGAACACATGCATGCTGCCTTTCAGGAGTTTTTCATAAGTGTCAAAAATTGTGACCACTTCAACAAAGTGAAGGAAATCCAGGGTAACCTAGATCACATCCATTATCAGTCGAAGGATTTGAGATTGCATAAAGCACCATTGAAGTTTGACAAATTAATCAGGCCAGAAACAAGTGCTTTTTCCGAGGTGCCACAAATATTTGGCCGTGAAAAAGAAGTGAAACACTTGGTGCAACAGTTAGGAGTACATAAAAGCAAGAGAGGGAGGACCGATGATGAAGCAAGAGCGTTGTGTGTGCTTCCCATATTTGGTATGGGGGGTGTCGGAAAAACAACTATTGCACAACAAATCTGTGATGATGCAGAAGTGCAGGAGCACTTTGACTGCATAATTTGGACTTGTGTTTCTGATGATGTTGACGCAAAGAGGTTAATTAAAGAGATTCTGGAGCAGATGGAACAAGATACAATATCTGATAATCTGAATAATCTCGTGAGAAAACTGGCTTGTTCTGTAGAATCTAAGAAGTTGTTACTTGTCCTTGATGACATGTGGGGTGATACATTGAGAAATGGTGGCGCGGAGTGGGGCAAATTTTGCATACCTTTGAGAAATGCCCTTCAAGGAAGTATGATTTTGGTCACCACTAGATTTTATGAGGTTGCTAATCTAGTCTGTGCTGGCATGAAGAGCTACGAGTTGGAGGGTTTGCAAGATGTTGTTTTTTGGGAGTTCTTcaaatcatgtgcatttggatCCAATAGGACCTGCAATGACCTAGAGTTGGAGCGCATCGGTAAAGACATGCTTCAAGCCTGCCACTAA